Within the Cupriavidus malaysiensis genome, the region GCGACGGTGGACCGGCATGGCGGCCAGGCGCGGCGCCGGGAAAAAAGTCGTGCCCGCCCGGCTACTGCTGTGCGGGGGGACCGGGCGGGCACGAAAACCGCGCGGATCGAGGCCGGTCCGGCAGTGCGGCGATATTACTGAGGGTCGCTGTGCGGCACTGCCAACAATTGTGTCGACCGCCAGGCACGTGCGGCCCGTCATGTGTGCCGCACAAGGCATTGCAATTGTTTGCAGTAGCCTGCCGGGCGCGGCCTTAGACTGCGGTGCTTATTCCGTGGAATGCAAGAAAGGAGCGGCTTCGCCATGAACCGCACGAAGGTGATCGGGTATCTCGCCCTCGGCATGGTCGCCGTGGCGCTGACGGCAGTGCTTTGCGTCACGCTGCAGCAGGGCAAGGAAGCGGGCGAGGCCCGCAAGATCAAGCAGATGGAAAGCCGCGTGACCGGCCTCGCCGCGCCCGGCTCCGCGGGCGCCGAGGGTGCCGCCACGCAGGCGGCGCGCCGCTAACCCGCTAACCCGCTAGCCGCCGGACGCTGGCCGCTGGCCGGACTCCGGCGGCGCCGGCAGGCGCATGATGAAGGTGGCGCCGGCGCCCCGCTCGCTCTCCACCGCCATGGTGCCGCCGTGCCGCTGCACCACGGTGCGCACGAACACCAGGCCCAGCCCCACGCCGCCCGGCGTGCCGTGCTCACCCTCGTGCAGCCGGCTGAAGGGCCGGAACAGCCTGGCCTGGTCCTCTACCGCGATGCCGGGCCCCTGGTCGGAAACGCGGATCGCATAGGTGCCCGCCTCCCGGGCCAGGCTCACAGCGACGGTGCCGCCGTCCGGGCTGAACTTGATGGCATTGCCGACCAGGTTGGCCACGGCGCGCGCCAGCAGCGCCGGTTCCGCCATCATCACGCAAGCCTCCTCGCAGATATCCAGCGCCAGCTCGATGCGGCGCGCGCTGGCCTGCGCCCACAGCGCATCGGTGGCGTCGAGTACCAGGCCGGCCAGGTCCGATTCCAGCAGGCGCAGTGGCTGCGTCTCGGCGCGCGCCAGCCGGATGAAGTCGTCGGCCAGGTCCAGCGTGCGCCGCGCCAGGCCGCCGATGCGGGCCAGCAGTGCGGGCTGCGGCAGCGCCTTGGCGGCATCGGCCTGCAGTTCGAGCAGCGCCAGGATGGAGGCCTGCGGCGAGCGCATGTCGTGCGAGAGGAAGCGCAGCGTCTGCTCGCGCTGCCGTTCGGCGCGGCGCACCTCGGAAATGTCGATCAGGCTGACGATCACCCCGGCCAGCCCCCCATTGCTGCTGCGCAGCGCGGCGCCGCGCAGCAGGAAGGGACGCTCGTCGCCGCTGCTCAGTTCCACGCCGCCTTCCTCCACCTCGCCCTGGCTGCCCTCGCCGGTCGACAGCGCTGCATGCAGGCCCTCCCAATAGGCCAGTCCGGGGCCGGCCACGGGAAACAGCCGGGTCAGCAACTCGTGCACGTCGGCCGGCACGCCCGTCTCCCCTTCGCCTGCGCTACGCCCACCCGCGGCCGCACAGAGCATGGCGCAGCGCCGGTTGGCCAGCAGCACGCGGCCCTCCGGCGTGCAGATCACGGTGGCCTCGGGCAGGCTCTCCAGCGCGTCCGAGAGGAACTGGCGCAGGTCGCGCAGGCGCGAGCTCATGCGGTAGACCGCTTCCATGCGGTGGTCGAGCGAACGGCCGGCCGGCCCACGCGGCGGCGACGCCCCGAGCAGGCCGGGCTCGGCCTCCAGCCGGGCGGCTTCCTGGGCCAGGAAGCGCAGCACCGCCTCCTGGCGCCGCCAGCTCCACAGCGGGTAGAACAGCAGGCAGCCGACGATGGCGGAGGCCGGGGCGAACCAGAGGTGCGCCAGGCCCATCAGCAGCAGGCTGGCGGCGAAGGCCGCGCCGGCCAGCAGCACGCTGATCAGCAGTGCCGCGCGCGGCGCCAGCATCAGCGCGGCGAGCGCCGCCAGCAGGATCGGCAGCAAGGTGCCGAGCCAGAACCAGGGTGCCGCCACCGCCACGATCGCGCTGCCCTGCTCCAGGGCCTGGATGGTGTTGGTCAGGATCTCGACGCCGCTCATGCCGCGGCCGTCGCGCGACACCGGGGTCGGGAACACGTCGCCGAGCCCGGTGGCCGCCGCGCCCACCAGCACCGCCTTGCCGCGGAACACTTCGGGCGGCACCGCGCCCGACAGCACGTCGCGCACGGATACGCGCGGAAAGGTGCCGGGCGGGCCGGCGAAGGGGATGCGCACCAGGTAGCGCCGCTGCCAGTCGCCGTCGGCGCGGAAGGGATCGGGAGCGTTCTCGTGACGGTAGTCCGCCACCGGGCGCGCGCTGCGGCCGAATCCGGCGATCACCGCCGAGAAATGCGTCAGCAAGGCGCCGGGCAGCCCCTCCTGCAGGAATACCTGGCGCGCCACGCCGTCCACGTCGACCGCCATGTCGATATGGCCGATGCCGGCGGCGCCCAGCCAGGGCAGCGGATAGCGGATGGTCCAGCTGCCGCCGACGGCCTCCGCCAGGGCCGGCAGCACCACGTTGCCGGCACGCGCCATGCTGCGCGCCAGCGCCATGTCGTCGCCCGGCGAGCGCAGGTCAGGCTCCGAGAGGATGATGTCCAGGCCGATCACGCGCGGCTTGCCGGCGGCGATGTGATCGATCAGGTCGGCCAGCACCGCGCGCCGCCACGGCCAGCGGCCGATCGAGGTGATGCTGGCATCGTCGATGGCGACGATCATGATGTCCGGCTGCGGCGCATGGGCCTGTGCCGCGATGCCGATGTCGTAGACCGCCAGGTCCGCCCGCTGGGTCCACTGCCAGTGCGCGGCGGCGATCGCCAGCACGGCCACCGCGGCGCTCAGCAGCCACCAGTCGAGCAGCGTGCGGCGCCGGTACGGCGCCAGGTAGGCGGCCAGCGCGCCGCGCAGCCCGCCAGGAGATGTGCCGGGCCGGCTATTGTCCACGGCGGATCATGCCGCCGGCGCTGGCAACCGGCTGGCCGGTGCCATCGCGCAGGTACTGCACGACTTCGATCCGCTGCGGCGCCGAGAAGGCTGCCTCGCTGACGGCTGCTTTACCGCCGCCCTTCCCCTCTCGCGCCACGCGCACGTAGTAGAAGCCCGAGCCCGGGCGCGGCAGCGCCACCTCGTTGGTCTCGGTATGCGCGTCGACCAGCGGATGGGTGAAACGTGCCTCGTCCGCCAGCTGCACGCGATAGCCCGCTGCGGCTGCCGCGCCGGCGGCAGGCCAGCGGATGCGCAGCGTGTCGCCGCCATCGTCGGCCAGGCTGGGCTGGGGTGGCGGCGGCTCCACCGTGAACGGCACCGACTCCGACCACGGGCCGGGCTGGCCCGCGGCGTCGAGCGAGCGCACCCGCCACCACCATCTGCCGAGCGCCAGTTCGCGGCCGGCCTCGGTCTGCTCGCTGCGCAGCGGCTGCACCGCCGCATCGCGGAAATCGCTGTCGCCGGCCACTTCGTATTCGTAGGCCCGCACGCCTCCGTCCACGTGGGCCCAGGCGAAGCCGACCTGCTGCCCGTACTGCGAGGAATCCTTGCCGGGACGCAGCATGAACGGCGCCGGCGGAGTCAAGCGGACGACAAAACGCTGCACCGAGGCCGGCCCGGTCAGGCGCTGCGCGCCGATGGCGCTGACGCCCACGTAGAGCACCCCCTCGGGCAGGTCGGCCAGCGTGGCCTGCTGGCCTGCGACCCGCTGCGTGGACAGCCACTCGGTCTGTTCGGCATCGCGCGACACCACCACGCGGTAGCCGCTGGCCCCCGCGACCGGCTGCCACTGCAGCGGCGCCGTGGCGCCCAGCACCGGCTGCGGCAACGCGCCCAGCTGCGGCGGCGGCGGCAGGGGCACCGGCGCGGCAAGCTTGCCGCCGCCGGACGCCGACACACCATAGCCGGCGCCCACCCGGGCCGCCGCGCCGGCCTTGCCAACCTTGCCGGCGCCCGTGATGCCGGCCACGCCGACGATGCCCTGCAGCACCTCGCTGCGGTTGCCCGCATCGTCGGCCGCCACCCGGTAACGCGTGCCGCGCACGCCGGTCACCATCATCGGCGTGCGCATCTCGAAGCGGCCCACGCCGGTGCCGCCCGGCGCCACCTGGGCCTCGGCGCCGCCGCGCCCGACCTCCAGCATGGAGTCGGTCAGCCCGGTCTTGGCGAAGGCGCGCAGGCGGCGCACCTGGACCGCGCTGGACGGCGGCAGGGTCAGGCGCGAGCGGTCGGACAGCTCGATCGTCACCAGGCCGTCGACGCCGGTCTCGATGCGGGCCGCCTCGGCCAGTTGCGTTCCGGCACGCAGCGGCGCGCCGTCGGCGCGCACGTCGCCGTGCACCGCCACCGCGCGGGCGCTGCCGGCCTG harbors:
- a CDS encoding FecR domain-containing protein; the encoded protein is MRAGARLALAACGVAALCAVAVTRVWAGPAGTEGEDFIYLVERGDTLIGLADRYMTRLDGWRMLQQLNRVGDPYRLQPGTRLRIPLKYIAEQAGSARAVAVHGDVRADGAPLRAGTQLAEAARIETGVDGLVTIELSDRSRLTLPPSSAVQVRRLRAFAKTGLTDSMLEVGRGGAEAQVAPGGTGVGRFEMRTPMMVTGVRGTRYRVAADDAGNRSEVLQGIVGVAGITGAGKVGKAGAAARVGAGYGVSASGGGKLAAPVPLPPPPQLGALPQPVLGATAPLQWQPVAGASGYRVVVSRDAEQTEWLSTQRVAGQQATLADLPEGVLYVGVSAIGAQRLTGPASVQRFVVRLTPPAPFMLRPGKDSSQYGQQVGFAWAHVDGGVRAYEYEVAGDSDFRDAAVQPLRSEQTEAGRELALGRWWWRVRSLDAAGQPGPWSESVPFTVEPPPPQPSLADDGGDTLRIRWPAAGAAAAAGYRVQLADEARFTHPLVDAHTETNEVALPRPGSGFYYVRVAREGKGGGKAAVSEAAFSAPQRIEVVQYLRDGTGQPVASAGGMIRRGQ
- a CDS encoding CHASE2 domain-containing protein; the encoded protein is MDNSRPGTSPGGLRGALAAYLAPYRRRTLLDWWLLSAAVAVLAIAAAHWQWTQRADLAVYDIGIAAQAHAPQPDIMIVAIDDASITSIGRWPWRRAVLADLIDHIAAGKPRVIGLDIILSEPDLRSPGDDMALARSMARAGNVVLPALAEAVGGSWTIRYPLPWLGAAGIGHIDMAVDVDGVARQVFLQEGLPGALLTHFSAVIAGFGRSARPVADYRHENAPDPFRADGDWQRRYLVRIPFAGPPGTFPRVSVRDVLSGAVPPEVFRGKAVLVGAAATGLGDVFPTPVSRDGRGMSGVEILTNTIQALEQGSAIVAVAAPWFWLGTLLPILLAALAALMLAPRAALLISVLLAGAAFAASLLLMGLAHLWFAPASAIVGCLLFYPLWSWRRQEAVLRFLAQEAARLEAEPGLLGASPPRGPAGRSLDHRMEAVYRMSSRLRDLRQFLSDALESLPEATVICTPEGRVLLANRRCAMLCAAAGGRSAGEGETGVPADVHELLTRLFPVAGPGLAYWEGLHAALSTGEGSQGEVEEGGVELSSGDERPFLLRGAALRSSNGGLAGVIVSLIDISEVRRAERQREQTLRFLSHDMRSPQASILALLELQADAAKALPQPALLARIGGLARRTLDLADDFIRLARAETQPLRLLESDLAGLVLDATDALWAQASARRIELALDICEEACVMMAEPALLARAVANLVGNAIKFSPDGGTVAVSLAREAGTYAIRVSDQGPGIAVEDQARLFRPFSRLHEGEHGTPGGVGLGLVFVRTVVQRHGGTMAVESERGAGATFIMRLPAPPESGQRPASGG